Part of the Williamwhitmania sp. genome, TATTATCTTTGGAACAAGAACCAAAAACAAAGACGCCAGCGATCATTGAAATGGTAAGTAGATTTTTTGCTTTCATGTTAGTTGGGGATTAGTTTTCAATACAAAAATAGCAGTATTTCTAGCCAAAACGAATGAAACCTCTTGTTCGTTATCGTATAGCTATTAATAGTATGCAAAACTCCTTCTAACGTACACTTGGAGAATCTAGGCGATAGATATAATCCAAAATGGGTCGATTCTTAGGCAGAATAAGTTTGGCCAATTTTTCCATTGGCATTTGTCCAGAAAAGTGAACCAAGTAAACCTTTTGACCAGAATTGATAACCACAACGAGATCACTTACCAAGGTCATATTCTTAAGAACCCAAACCGATAGATTCTCTTTTGCGGATGAAAATAATCCATATTGGAGCAATCCATTCCTTTTTAACCTGCGAGTGATGTCCAAGGTTATTGCTTGGAGCTGACCATCCTTACCACCTCTATTTTTGGAGAAAACCATTA contains:
- a CDS encoding DUF4252 domain-containing protein translates to MALQHPARLSGLLVASLIFFLACGSKKQNVDALILQLRKSYPHEHYAIAPNMATIFIDEEKPGGTELKDLLDSVSSMEVMVFSKNRGGKDGQLQAITLDITRRLKRNGLLQYGLFSSAKENLSVWVLKNMTLVSDLVVVINSGQKVYLVHFSGQMPMEKLAKLILPKNRPILDYIYRLDSPSVR